The following are encoded together in the Vibrio zhugei genome:
- a CDS encoding NYN domain-containing protein, whose product MEKIVILVDVQNVYYTTREAYQCNFDYNVFWRSVTQNREVVKAIAYAIDRGDEKQRQFQNILRAIGFDVKTKPFIQRADGTAKGDWDVGITLDAVEFGQQADTVVLLSGDGDFSLLLDHMADRYGCATEVYGVAPLTAYALIQSATRFIPIDGPLLLK is encoded by the coding sequence ATGGAAAAAATCGTCATACTCGTTGATGTGCAAAATGTGTATTACACTACGCGCGAAGCTTATCAATGCAATTTTGATTATAACGTTTTTTGGCGCTCTGTGACCCAAAATAGAGAAGTGGTTAAGGCCATTGCATACGCCATTGACCGTGGTGATGAAAAGCAGCGCCAGTTTCAAAATATTTTGCGGGCGATTGGCTTTGACGTGAAAACCAAGCCTTTTATTCAACGAGCTGATGGAACCGCGAAAGGCGATTGGGACGTCGGCATTACACTTGATGCGGTTGAATTTGGACAACAAGCGGATACGGTGGTCTTGTTGTCCGGTGATGGCGATTTTAGCTTACTTCTGGATCACATGGCCGACCGTTATGGCTGTGCAACGGAAGTGTATGGTGTGGCACCATTGACCGCGTATGCACTTATTCAATCGGCGACGCGCTTTATTCCAATCGACGGCCCACTTTTACTCAAGTAG